GTTGGAGAAAAGACCATTGAGCAAACTATGAAGATGACGGGAGAACAAGTGGTAAAGAAGGTGACGAAGACTGTTACGGAGAAGGCGGTGAAGAAAGTTATCGAAAAGGCAGTCGTTCAAGCGGAGATTGCTTTGGTAACGACTCATGTTTGCATGCAAGCTGATGAACGtactaaagaagaaaaaagaaaaagtgaTAGAGAGGAACGTGATAGAGCAGAAAGACGAAGACGTGAAAGAGAAGAAAGGGAAGAACGGGAACGACGTGCTAGAGAAGAAAGGGAACGACAAGAACGACGTGCTAGAGAAGAGAGGGAACAACAAGAACGACGTGCTAGAGAACAACAGGAACAGCATACTAGAGAACAACAGGAACAACGTGCTAGAGAAGAAAGGGAACGACGTGCTAGAGAAGAGAGGGAACAAGAAGAACGACGTGCTAGAGAACAACAGGAACAGCGTACTAGAGAACAACAGGAACAACGTGCTAGAGAAGAAAGGGAACGACGTGCTAGAGAAGAGAGGGAACAAGAAGAACGACGTGCTAGAGAACAACAGGAACAGCGTACTAGAGAACAACAGGAACAACGTGCTAGAGAAGAAAGGGAACGACAAGAACGACGTGATAGAGAAGAGAGGGAACAACAAGAACGACGTGCTAGAGAACAACAGGAACAGCGTACTAGAGAACAACAGGAACAACGTGATAGAGAAGAAAGAGAACAACAAGAACGACGTGGTAGGGAACAACAGCAACGTTCTAATACTCCTGAAAAAAACTCTGAATCTACACAACCACCACGAAGAAATAGAGGTAATAGAAAAGGATCTAGAAATGATGAACCTGACTATTTTGCtattttcaagaatttattgGAAGAACTATTGAATGATATCTTCGGTGTGGAAAGACCATATACAAGATCAAGAGCCTacatttctcaaatttttcaacaactGTCAAAAggacaaattaattatttgtcagACATAATTGCAAGATTATACAAAGGTGAAATCTTAGAGGAAGTAGTAAGATTAGTAATTAGAATGTTCTCAGAACATTTTCCTGAAGATATATCACTCTTAAATTTCCAAAGTTTGATGGAATTTGCTGCGGTTTACGTTCAAGAAGAAATAGATTACCGAACTGAGGTTTACAGATCCGTCGAGATGATATGGAGAGAAAGTGATAGTTCTGTTGTAAAGATGGCTGCTAAGGACCTCAAAGAAACAATTGTTTCAACTATCATGAACTTGGCAGATATTGTCAGAATGATAGTCGATATTTTTGAGAGTCTAAAATCGGGCATCGAGTCTGAACCGGCGGCTAATAATTTGTATCCGAACTTTCGAAATATATTCGCGGCAGTTTATCATTACTTTAAGCATCGAAGCGTTCCTGGCGACGGAGTTCTGACGATTGGAGAGTACTACGAATGGATAAGAAGAGTTTTGGAAAAACTTGGAGGACAACAACGGTACAGAGATTTGGTGGAAGCGCAGACTGCCGGAGAAGTAAGAGCAAATGTTAAGTTTGAGGTGTACATTGTTGCATTTGGCAGACGAATCAGGATTGTTGTTAAATTCGAGGGCGATACAATTATATTAGCATCTTGTTTTTTTTGCAATACCACGTTcgatgatgatgaagaagGAATGGTATGGATAGTCATTCGtcgtttttgaaaaatcgtttTGGAATTATCCgtagaaatttataaagtaataTGTAATCAATAAAAACTCATTTTGTCAATATATATACACCAaggttgaaaaatatttaattaaaaaattatgtatcttttgtttaaataaaaattagtcatagttattcattaaattatcaatttttttcatcgttTGTATCCTATCTCTGAGGTCTTGAATGATAACTTCCAATTTTTGGGACCCCGCTGGTCCATTCTTAGTATATTAACAAATTACTAACATTATCACTTAtcacatttaattgactaaaattaacttttaatatgATCATTTTTCGGatcttttaacaaataaattattatatagggaatttatcaaaaaatcctacttgtagaaattaaaaagaaatattgatgcaatttttttttttaaatattaatatttgtttgttatctcaaattaatgaaataaagttatattaatttaaaaaatctctaaatatgaattttgtaatttttaaacgaatAAAATCTATGTTAAACAGGTTTTTATTAGCTATTCGTCttcatttatgtatttatgtatgtaacagaatttttaaactcgattttcgaccACTTCAAAACGTTGGATTATATCAAATCTTTACACACTTATCAAGGACCGAtgacaatataataatttgataagTTTATCTCATTATCCTGACCAGGATCTTCAGGATTACCGGTTTCTTCATCCAACGACACGGCAGTGCGTGCGCCAAGTACTAAAGTGTGTATTAACACATGCATAGGTTAATCTTTGAGACAAGCATGTGACTAAGGTTATGATCAACAAGGGATGCTTCGTaagttttacaattaaaaaaattatgctttAAGAAAGTAAAATACACGCTTTAATGGTCAATCAAAccaaaaaaatggaaaataattaatagtttaaaaaagtaaataaaataccaaactaaaaagtagaaaataattttcaatgagtttataatcagaataataatttaaaaaaaaattgattttatcgtAATAAAAAAGCAGTTTTTTATGAAACTGTGTTTatcagttttattttattattaatttttttcttgtcagtattatgtataattatgacGAATTATTGATGTAAAATAACCCAGCAATCAAAGTCGGATTGAAATTCAATGCGAACTAACGGGACGGCCTCTTTTACCCAGATTCCGATTACACAGATCCCTTTGACACATATCCCGATTACGCAGATTGTGATTAAACAGATTTTCTATTACACAGATTACTTATTACTCAGATAACCGATTACACAGAAAATCTTTAACGCAGATCCCGATGAcgcagataatttaaatttttaaatgataaatgccATAATAAAGCCAAGCACTAAAAGtgcctgaaatttttaaattgccgcCATCAAAACATGCCGGATGAGCATGTAATCTAGCTATTGGTTGAATTTAAGGTTCAAGGTGTGCACGGAGCACTTTATTGAAGTATCTACAGTGTATATGTGTAAAATCCCGCGttggttgaattttttattagatactTGATATAATGAATCAACAAAATTACAGGTTAAAGATTAGAGCTATATAGGTaagtaaacatatttattatttatattaaaagttcgggtttgaagtttaaatataattagttCAATTACCCCCAAGCGGGGATGAATCGAACCATTTGACGCGTTTgcataaattaatcatttaagaaTCAATGTTGTTTATTGACTAATTTATGGATCGATAATTAGAGAAGACATAATAAATTAccattccaagaaaaaaaaaaattagacaaacggttgaccctgaaggccaccgattttgaccggactggtggcgatcgacgtggttttttgaggttaaattgcactgatTAGTTGCTTTCGAGCTCAATTGAACTATTAAGCCTTATTttgaagttattccaaaaccacatttgaaaagagaatcggttgattcattcgagagatatggTGAACACATAAAGAAAACCGAAAGtgtttttcggaataactccaa
The sequence above is drawn from the Cotesia glomerata isolate CgM1 linkage group LG4, MPM_Cglom_v2.3, whole genome shotgun sequence genome and encodes:
- the LOC123264059 gene encoding E3 ubiquitin-protein ligase BRE1A-like isoform X5, with the protein product MNFLSNIADSIPVVGHVKGIVHYAVGDSEGGNKAMYQATRTSVVLGAGAAGSLAGPAGAAAAAMYAGALTDTVASVAMDEPQGLMKGCKNIAEDVKEGKNPMGSIASTGFQVAMDGVGGLGMGGVSSAASQVSEKAVAKGVENIAKNAVKNVGEKTIEQTMKMTGEQVVKKVTKTVTEKAVKKVIEKAVVQAEIALVTTHVCMQADERTKEEKRKSDREERDRAERRRREREEREERERRAREERERQERRAREEREQQERRAREQQEQHTREQQEQRAREERERRAREEREQEERRAREQQEQRTREQQEQRAREERERRAREEREQEERRAREQQEQRTREQQEQRAREERERQERRAREQQEQRDREEREQQERRGREQQQRSNTPEKNSESTQPPRRNRGNRKGSRNDEPDYFAIFKNLLEELLNDIFGVERPYTRSRAYISQIFQQLSKGQINYLSDIIARLYKGEILEEVVRLVIRMFSEHFPEDISLLNFQSLMEFAAVYVQEEIDYRTEVYRSVEMIWRESDSSVVKMAAKDLKETIVSTIMNLADIVRMIVDIFESLKSGIESEPAANNLYPNFRNIFAAVYHYFKHRSVPGDGVLTIGEYYEWIRRVLEKLGGQQRYRDLVEAQTAGEVRANVKFEVYIVAFGRRIRIVVKFEGDTIILASCFFCNTTFDDDEEGMVWIVIRRF
- the LOC123264059 gene encoding ELKS/Rab6-interacting/CAST family member 1-like isoform X9, giving the protein MNFLSNIADSIPVVGHVKGIVHYAVGDSEGGNKAMYQATRTSVVLGAGAAGSLAGPAGAAAAAMYAGALTDTVASVAMDEPQGLMKGCKNIAEDVKEGKNPMGSIASTGFQVAMDGVGGLGMGGVSSAASQVSEKAVAKGVENIAKNAVKNVGEKTIEQTMKMTGEQVVKKVTKTVTEKAVKKVIEKAVVQAEIALVTTHVCMQADERTKEEKRKSDREERDREERERQERRAREQQEQRAREERERRAREEREQEERRAREQQEQRTREQQEQRAREERERRAREEREQEERRAREQQEQRTREQQEQRAREERERQERRDREEREQQERRAREQQEQRTREQQEQRDREEREQQERRGREQQQRSNTPEKNSESTQPPRRNRGNRKGSRNDEPDYFAIFKNLLEELLNDIFGVERPYTRSRAYISQIFQQLSKGQINYLSDIIARLYKGEILEEVVRLVIRMFSEHFPEDISLLNFQSLMEFAAVYVQEEIDYRTEVYRSVEMIWRESDSSVVKMAAKDLKETIVSTIMNLADIVRMIVDIFESLKSGIESEPAANNLYPNFRNIFAAVYHYFKHRSVPGDGVLTIGEYYEWIRRVLEKLGGQQRYRDLVEAQTAGEVRANVKFEVYIVAFGRRIRIVVKFEGDTIILASCFFCNTTFDDDEEGMVWIVIRRF
- the LOC123264059 gene encoding intersectin-2-like isoform X11 — encoded protein: MNFLSNIADSIPVVGHVKGIVHYAVGDSEGGNKAMYQATRTSVVLGAGAAGSLAGPAGAAAAAMYAGALTDTVASVAMDEPQGLMKGCKNIAEDVKEGKNPMGSIASTGFQVAMDGVGGLGMGGVSSAASQVSEKAVAKGVENIAKNAVKNVGEKTIEQTMKMTGEQVVKKVTKTVTEKAVKKVIEKAVVQAEIALVTTHVCMQADERTKEEKRKSDREERDRAERRRREREEREERERRAREERERQERRAREQQEQRAREERERQERRDREEREQQERRAREQQEQRTREQQEQRDREEREQQERRGREQQQRSNTPEKNSESTQPPRRNRGNRKGSRNDEPDYFAIFKNLLEELLNDIFGVERPYTRSRAYISQIFQQLSKGQINYLSDIIARLYKGEILEEVVRLVIRMFSEHFPEDISLLNFQSLMEFAAVYVQEEIDYRTEVYRSVEMIWRESDSSVVKMAAKDLKETIVSTIMNLADIVRMIVDIFESLKSGIESEPAANNLYPNFRNIFAAVYHYFKHRSVPGDGVLTIGEYYEWIRRVLEKLGGQQRYRDLVEAQTAGEVRANVKFEVYIVAFGRRIRIVVKFEGDTIILASCFFCNTTFDDDEEGMVWIVIRRF
- the LOC123264059 gene encoding mediator of RNA polymerase II transcription subunit 12-like isoform X6 codes for the protein MNFLSNIADSIPVVGHVKGIVHYAVGDSEGGNKAMYQATRTSVVLGAGAAGSLAGPAGAAAAAMYAGALTDTVASVAMDEPQGLMKGCKNIAEDVKEGKNPMGSIASTGFQVAMDGVGGLGMGGVSSAASQVSEKAVAKGVENIAKNAVKNVGEKTIEQTMKMTGEQVVKKVTKTVTEKAVKKVIEKAVVQAEIALVTTHVCMQADERTKEEKRKSDREERDRAERRRREREEREERERRAREERERQERRAREQQEQRAREERERRAREEREQEERRAREQQEQRTREQQEQRAREERERRAREEREQEERRAREQQEQRTREQQEQRAREERERQERRDREEREQQERRAREQQEQRTREQQEQRDREEREQQERRGREQQQRSNTPEKNSESTQPPRRNRGNRKGSRNDEPDYFAIFKNLLEELLNDIFGVERPYTRSRAYISQIFQQLSKGQINYLSDIIARLYKGEILEEVVRLVIRMFSEHFPEDISLLNFQSLMEFAAVYVQEEIDYRTEVYRSVEMIWRESDSSVVKMAAKDLKETIVSTIMNLADIVRMIVDIFESLKSGIESEPAANNLYPNFRNIFAAVYHYFKHRSVPGDGVLTIGEYYEWIRRVLEKLGGQQRYRDLVEAQTAGEVRANVKFEVYIVAFGRRIRIVVKFEGDTIILASCFFCNTTFDDDEEGMVWIVIRRF
- the LOC123264059 gene encoding uncharacterized protein LOC123264059 isoform X12, with the translated sequence MNFLSNIADSIPVVGHVKGIVHYAVGDSEGGNKAMYQATRTSVVLGAGAAGSLAGPAGAAAAAMYAGALTDTVASVAMDEPQGLMKGCKNIAEDVKEGKNPMGSIASTGFQVAMDGVGGLGMGGVSSAASQVSEKAVAKGVENIAKNAVKNVGEKTIEQTMKMTGEQVVKKVTKTVTEKAVKKVIEKAVVQAEIALVTTHVCMQADERTKEEKRKSDREERDREERERQERRAREQQEQRAREERERQERRDREEREQQERRAREQQEQRTREQQEQRDREEREQQERRGREQQQRSNTPEKNSESTQPPRRNRGNRKGSRNDEPDYFAIFKNLLEELLNDIFGVERPYTRSRAYISQIFQQLSKGQINYLSDIIARLYKGEILEEVVRLVIRMFSEHFPEDISLLNFQSLMEFAAVYVQEEIDYRTEVYRSVEMIWRESDSSVVKMAAKDLKETIVSTIMNLADIVRMIVDIFESLKSGIESEPAANNLYPNFRNIFAAVYHYFKHRSVPGDGVLTIGEYYEWIRRVLEKLGGQQRYRDLVEAQTAGEVRANVKFEVYIVAFGRRIRIVVKFEGDTIILASCFFCNTTFDDDEEGMVWIVIRRF
- the LOC123264059 gene encoding mediator of RNA polymerase II transcription subunit 12-like isoform X7 yields the protein MNFLSNIADSIPVVGHVKGIVHYAVGDSEGGNKAMYQATRTSVVLGAGAAGSLAGPAGAAAAAMYAGALTDTVASVAMDEPQGLMKGCKNIAEDVKEGKNPMGSIASTGFQVAMDGVGGLGMGGVSSAASQVSEKAVAKGVENIAKNAVKNVGEKTIEQTMKMTGEQVVKKVTKTVTEKAVKKVIEKAVVQAEIALVTTHVCMQADERTKEEKRKSDREERDRAERRRREREEREERERRAREERERQERRAREEREQRAREEREQEERRAREQQEQRTREQQEQRAREERERRAREEREQEERRAREQQEQRTREQQEQRAREERERQERRDREEREQQERRAREQQEQRTREQQEQRDREEREQQERRGREQQQRSNTPEKNSESTQPPRRNRGNRKGSRNDEPDYFAIFKNLLEELLNDIFGVERPYTRSRAYISQIFQQLSKGQINYLSDIIARLYKGEILEEVVRLVIRMFSEHFPEDISLLNFQSLMEFAAVYVQEEIDYRTEVYRSVEMIWRESDSSVVKMAAKDLKETIVSTIMNLADIVRMIVDIFESLKSGIESEPAANNLYPNFRNIFAAVYHYFKHRSVPGDGVLTIGEYYEWIRRVLEKLGGQQRYRDLVEAQTAGEVRANVKFEVYIVAFGRRIRIVVKFEGDTIILASCFFCNTTFDDDEEGMVWIVIRRF
- the LOC123264059 gene encoding uncharacterized protein LOC123264059 isoform X13; amino-acid sequence: MNFLSNIADSIPVVGHVKGIVHYAVGDSEGGNKAMYQATRTSVVLGAGAAGSLAGPAGAAAAAMYAGALTDTVASVAMDEPQGLMKGCKNIAEDVKEGKNPMGSIASTGFQVAMDGVGGLGMGGVSSAASQVSEKAVAKGVENIAKNAVKNVGEKTIEQTMKMTGEQVVKKVTKTVTEKAVKKVIEKAVVQAEIALVTTHVCMQADERTKEEKRKSDREERDREEREQQERRAREQQEQRTREQQEQRDREEREQQERRGREQQQRSNTPEKNSESTQPPRRNRGNRKGSRNDEPDYFAIFKNLLEELLNDIFGVERPYTRSRAYISQIFQQLSKGQINYLSDIIARLYKGEILEEVVRLVIRMFSEHFPEDISLLNFQSLMEFAAVYVQEEIDYRTEVYRSVEMIWRESDSSVVKMAAKDLKETIVSTIMNLADIVRMIVDIFESLKSGIESEPAANNLYPNFRNIFAAVYHYFKHRSVPGDGVLTIGEYYEWIRRVLEKLGGQQRYRDLVEAQTAGEVRANVKFEVYIVAFGRRIRIVVKFEGDTIILASCFFCNTTFDDDEEGMVWIVIRRF
- the LOC123264059 gene encoding translation initiation factor IF-2-like isoform X10 — translated: MNFLSNIADSIPVVGHVKGIVHYAVGDSEGGNKAMYQATRTSVVLGAGAAGSLAGPAGAAAAAMYAGALTDTVASVAMDEPQGLMKGCKNIAEDVKEGKNPMGSIASTGFQVAMDGVGGLGMGGVSSAASQVSEKAVAKGVENIAKNAVKNVGEKTIEQTMKMTGEQVVKKVTKTVTEKAVKKVIEKAVVQAEIALVTTHVCMQADERTKEEKRKSDREERDRAERRRREREEREERERRAREERERQERRAREEREQQERRAREQQEQHTREQQEQRAREERERRAREEREQEERRAREQQEQRTREQQEQRDREEREQQERRGREQQQRSNTPEKNSESTQPPRRNRGNRKGSRNDEPDYFAIFKNLLEELLNDIFGVERPYTRSRAYISQIFQQLSKGQINYLSDIIARLYKGEILEEVVRLVIRMFSEHFPEDISLLNFQSLMEFAAVYVQEEIDYRTEVYRSVEMIWRESDSSVVKMAAKDLKETIVSTIMNLADIVRMIVDIFESLKSGIESEPAANNLYPNFRNIFAAVYHYFKHRSVPGDGVLTIGEYYEWIRRVLEKLGGQQRYRDLVEAQTAGEVRANVKFEVYIVAFGRRIRIVVKFEGDTIILASCFFCNTTFDDDEEGMVWIVIRRF
- the LOC123264059 gene encoding golgin subfamily A member 6-like protein 4 isoform X4; amino-acid sequence: MNFLSNIADSIPVVGHVKGIVHYAVGDSEGGNKAMYQATRTSVVLGAGAAGSLAGPAGAAAAAMYAGALTDTVASVAMDEPQGLMKGCKNIAEDVKEGKNPMGSIASTGFQVAMDGVGGLGMGGVSSAASQVSEKAVAKGVENIAKNAVKNVGEKTIEQTMKMTGEQVVKKVTKTVTEKAVKKVIEKAVVQAEIALVTTHVCMQADERTKEEKRKSDREERDREERERQERRAREEREQQERRAREQQEQHTREQQEQRAREERERRAREEREQEERRAREQQEQRTREQQEQRAREERERRAREEREQEERRAREQQEQRTREQQEQRAREERERQERRDREEREQQERRAREQQEQRTREQQEQRDREEREQQERRGREQQQRSNTPEKNSESTQPPRRNRGNRKGSRNDEPDYFAIFKNLLEELLNDIFGVERPYTRSRAYISQIFQQLSKGQINYLSDIIARLYKGEILEEVVRLVIRMFSEHFPEDISLLNFQSLMEFAAVYVQEEIDYRTEVYRSVEMIWRESDSSVVKMAAKDLKETIVSTIMNLADIVRMIVDIFESLKSGIESEPAANNLYPNFRNIFAAVYHYFKHRSVPGDGVLTIGEYYEWIRRVLEKLGGQQRYRDLVEAQTAGEVRANVKFEVYIVAFGRRIRIVVKFEGDTIILASCFFCNTTFDDDEEGMVWIVIRRF
- the LOC123264059 gene encoding golgin subfamily A member 4-like isoform X2, which codes for MNFLSNIADSIPVVGHVKGIVHYAVGDSEGGNKAMYQATRTSVVLGAGAAGSLAGPAGAAAAAMYAGALTDTVASVAMDEPQGLMKGCKNIAEDVKEGKNPMGSIASTGFQVAMDGVGGLGMGGVSSAASQVSEKAVAKGVENIAKNAVKNVGEKTIEQTMKMTGEQVVKKVTKTVTEKAVKKVIEKAVVQAEIALVTTHVCMQADERTKEEKRKSDREERDRAERRRREREEREERERRAREERERQERRAREEREQQERRAREQQEQHTREQQEQRAREERERRAREEREQEERRAREQQEQRTREQQEQRAREERERRAREEREQEERRAREQQEQRTREQQEQRAREEREQQERRAREQQEQRTREQQEQRDREEREQQERRGREQQQRSNTPEKNSESTQPPRRNRGNRKGSRNDEPDYFAIFKNLLEELLNDIFGVERPYTRSRAYISQIFQQLSKGQINYLSDIIARLYKGEILEEVVRLVIRMFSEHFPEDISLLNFQSLMEFAAVYVQEEIDYRTEVYRSVEMIWRESDSSVVKMAAKDLKETIVSTIMNLADIVRMIVDIFESLKSGIESEPAANNLYPNFRNIFAAVYHYFKHRSVPGDGVLTIGEYYEWIRRVLEKLGGQQRYRDLVEAQTAGEVRANVKFEVYIVAFGRRIRIVVKFEGDTIILASCFFCNTTFDDDEEGMVWIVIRRF
- the LOC123264059 gene encoding mediator of RNA polymerase II transcription subunit 12-like isoform X3; translation: MNFLSNIADSIPVVGHVKGIVHYAVGDSEGGNKAMYQATRTSVVLGAGAAGSLAGPAGAAAAAMYAGALTDTVASVAMDEPQGLMKGCKNIAEDVKEGKNPMGSIASTGFQVAMDGVGGLGMGGVSSAASQVSEKAVAKGVENIAKNAVKNVGEKTIEQTMKMTGEQVVKKVTKTVTEKAVKKVIEKAVVQAEIALVTTHVCMQADERTKEEKRKSDREERDRAERRRREREEREERERRAREERERQERRAREEREQQERRAREQQEQHTREQQEQRAREERERRAREEREQEERRAREQQEQRTREQQEQRAREERERRAREEREQEERRAREQQEQRTREQQEQRAREERERQERRDREEREQQERRAREQQEQRTREQREQQQRSNTPEKNSESTQPPRRNRGNRKGSRNDEPDYFAIFKNLLEELLNDIFGVERPYTRSRAYISQIFQQLSKGQINYLSDIIARLYKGEILEEVVRLVIRMFSEHFPEDISLLNFQSLMEFAAVYVQEEIDYRTEVYRSVEMIWRESDSSVVKMAAKDLKETIVSTIMNLADIVRMIVDIFESLKSGIESEPAANNLYPNFRNIFAAVYHYFKHRSVPGDGVLTIGEYYEWIRRVLEKLGGQQRYRDLVEAQTAGEVRANVKFEVYIVAFGRRIRIVVKFEGDTIILASCFFCNTTFDDDEEGMVWIVIRRF
- the LOC123264059 gene encoding SAFB-like transcription modulator isoform X8, yielding MNFLSNIADSIPVVGHVKGIVHYAVGDSEGGNKAMYQATRTSVVLGAGAAGSLAGPAGAAAAAMYAGALTDTVASVAMDEPQGLMKGCKNIAEDVKEGKNPMGSIASTGFQVAMDGVGGLGMGGVSSAASQVSEKAVAKGVENIAKNAVKNVGEKTIEQTMKMTGEQVVKKVTKTVTEKAVKKVIEKAVVQAEIALVTTHVCMQADERTKEEKRKSDREERDRAERRRREREEREERERRAREERERQERRAREEREQQERRAREQQEQRTREQQEQRAREERERRAREEREQEERRAREQQEQRTREQQEQRAREERERQERRDREEREQQERRAREQQEQRTREQQEQRDREEREQQERRGREQQQRSNTPEKNSESTQPPRRNRGNRKGSRNDEPDYFAIFKNLLEELLNDIFGVERPYTRSRAYISQIFQQLSKGQINYLSDIIARLYKGEILEEVVRLVIRMFSEHFPEDISLLNFQSLMEFAAVYVQEEIDYRTEVYRSVEMIWRESDSSVVKMAAKDLKETIVSTIMNLADIVRMIVDIFESLKSGIESEPAANNLYPNFRNIFAAVYHYFKHRSVPGDGVLTIGEYYEWIRRVLEKLGGQQRYRDLVEAQTAGEVRANVKFEVYIVAFGRRIRIVVKFEGDTIILASCFFCNTTFDDDEEGMVWIVIRRF
- the LOC123264059 gene encoding mediator of RNA polymerase II transcription subunit 12-like isoform X1, producing the protein MNFLSNIADSIPVVGHVKGIVHYAVGDSEGGNKAMYQATRTSVVLGAGAAGSLAGPAGAAAAAMYAGALTDTVASVAMDEPQGLMKGCKNIAEDVKEGKNPMGSIASTGFQVAMDGVGGLGMGGVSSAASQVSEKAVAKGVENIAKNAVKNVGEKTIEQTMKMTGEQVVKKVTKTVTEKAVKKVIEKAVVQAEIALVTTHVCMQADERTKEEKRKSDREERDRAERRRREREEREERERRAREERERQERRAREEREQQERRAREQQEQHTREQQEQRAREERERRAREEREQEERRAREQQEQRTREQQEQRAREERERRAREEREQEERRAREQQEQRTREQQEQRAREERERQERRDREEREQQERRAREQQEQRTREQQEQRDREEREQQERRGREQQQRSNTPEKNSESTQPPRRNRGNRKGSRNDEPDYFAIFKNLLEELLNDIFGVERPYTRSRAYISQIFQQLSKGQINYLSDIIARLYKGEILEEVVRLVIRMFSEHFPEDISLLNFQSLMEFAAVYVQEEIDYRTEVYRSVEMIWRESDSSVVKMAAKDLKETIVSTIMNLADIVRMIVDIFESLKSGIESEPAANNLYPNFRNIFAAVYHYFKHRSVPGDGVLTIGEYYEWIRRVLEKLGGQQRYRDLVEAQTAGEVRANVKFEVYIVAFGRRIRIVVKFEGDTIILASCFFCNTTFDDDEEGMVWIVIRRF